In uncultured Methanobrevibacter sp., the following are encoded in one genomic region:
- a CDS encoding METTL5 family protein: MRKIKRKKHLEMKLQSIPPHPKPKVGLEQYTTPSIIASDLIWNAYSLGDIEERNVLDLGCGSGIFTIGCGLMGANTSCGVDIDEDSIRLACESSQKLKLDNVDFILNDINDLDNVYEVDTIIQNPPFGSQRNAEHGQDLAFVRKACQLKPDVLYSFHMASTEEFLIDYYEKNNLEITHIFRYDFPIPKIYEFHTKEMQNVNVIVIRAVLNF; this comes from the coding sequence ATGAGAAAAATTAAACGAAAAAAGCATCTTGAAATGAAACTTCAATCCATACCTCCTCACCCTAAACCGAAGGTGGGTCTTGAGCAATATACTACTCCGTCAATTATTGCATCTGATTTGATTTGGAATGCTTATTCACTTGGAGATATTGAAGAAAGGAATGTTTTGGATTTGGGCTGCGGCAGTGGAATATTCACAATCGGCTGTGGTCTAATGGGTGCAAATACATCCTGCGGTGTGGACATTGATGAGGATTCAATCAGATTGGCTTGTGAAAGTTCACAGAAGTTAAAATTGGACAATGTGGATTTTATCTTAAATGATATAAATGATCTTGATAATGTTTATGAAGTTGATACCATTATTCAAAATCCTCCCTTCGGCTCTCAAAGAAATGCAGAGCATGGTCAGGATTTGGCTTTTGTACGTAAGGCTTGCCAGTTAAAACCGGATGTTTTATATTCATTTCACATGGCATCAACTGAAGAATTCCTGATAGATTATTATGAAAAAAATAATCTGGAAATTACTCACATTTTCAGATATGATTTTCCAATTCCAAAAATTTATGAGTTCCATACAAAAGAAATGCAAAACGTTAATGTTATTGTAATTCGAGCAGTTTTGAATTTTTAA